The following coding sequences are from one Nilaparvata lugens isolate BPH chromosome 4, ASM1435652v1, whole genome shotgun sequence window:
- the LOC111050497 gene encoding adhesive plaque matrix protein-like isoform X2, with translation MQYSLILLALVGFVAAETFQQEVPHKQQQDVKDLFYSPNYDSSYYPFYYARDYNRNYYPYSYGRNFYPAKDQYYGPYNSQSYYPYNSQSYYPYSSQSYYPSQYKYDSYYPYSQNYESSYPQNYPYNYYSQNYPFSYNRQYYPFNYNSQSFPFNYYGQNYPFNYQYQGQYYPFNYNSQYYPYNYQSQNYPFNAKMNVKNFNEQNSE, from the exons ATGCAGTACAGTCTGATCTTGTTAGCTCTGGTTGGCTTCGTAGCCGCAGAGACCTTCCAGCAGGAGGTGCCTCACAAGCAGCAGCAAGATGTGAAGGATCTATTCTACAGCCCCAACTATGACAGCAGCTACTATCCTTTCTACTATGCCCGCGATTACAACAGGAACTACTACCCATACAGCTATGGAAGGAACTTCTACCCAGCCAAGGACCAGTACTATGGACCATACAA CAGCCAGAGCTACTACCCATACAACAGCCAGAGCTACTACCCATACAGCAGCCAGAGCTACTACCCATCCCAGTACAAGTACGACAGCTACTACCCATACAGCCAGAACTACGAGAGCTCCTACCCACAGAACTACCCATACAACTACTACAGCCAGAACTACCCATTCAGCTACAACAGGCAGTACTACCCATTCAACTACAACAGCCAGAGCTTCCCATTCAACTACTATGGCCAGAACTACCCATTCAACTACCAGTACCAGGGACAGTACTACCCATTCAACTACAACAGCCAGTACTACCCATACAACTATCAGAGCCAGAACTACCCATTCAATGctaaaatgaatgtcaagaaCTTCAATGAACAGAACAGTGAGTAG
- the LOC111050497 gene encoding adhesive plaque matrix protein-like isoform X1 → MQYSLILLALVGFVAAETFQQEVPHKQQQDVKDLFYSPNYDSSYYPFYYARDYNRNYYPYSYGRNFYPAKDQYYGPYNSQSYYPYSSQNYYPYSSQSYYPYSSQSYYPSQYKYDSYYPYSQNYESSYPQNYPYNYYSQNYPFSYNRQYYPFNYNSQSFPFNYYGQNYPFNYQYQGQYYPFNYNSQYYPYNYQSQNYPFNAKMNVKNFNEQNSE, encoded by the exons ATGCAGTACAGTCTGATCTTGTTAGCTCTGGTTGGCTTCGTAGCCGCAGAGACCTTCCAGCAGGAGGTGCCTCACAAGCAGCAGCAAGATGTGAAGGATCTATTCTACAGCCCCAACTATGACAGCAGCTACTATCCTTTCTACTATGCCCGCGATTACAACAGGAACTACTACCCATACAGCTATGGAAGGAACTTCTACCCAGCCAAGGACCAGTACTATGGACCATACAACAGCCAGAGCTACTACCCATACAGCAGCCAGAACTACTACCCATACAGCAGCCAGAGCTACTAC CCATACAGCAGCCAGAGCTACTACCCATCCCAGTACAAGTACGACAGCTACTACCCATACAGCCAGAACTACGAGAGCTCCTACCCACAGAACTACCCATACAACTACTACAGCCAGAACTACCCATTCAGCTACAACAGGCAGTACTACCCATTCAACTACAACAGCCAGAGCTTCCCATTCAACTACTATGGCCAGAACTACCCATTCAACTACCAGTACCAGGGACAGTACTACCCATTCAACTACAACAGCCAGTACTACCCATACAACTATCAGAGCCAGAACTACCCATTCAATGctaaaatgaatgtcaagaaCTTCAATGAACAGAACAGTGAGTAG
- the LOC111050497 gene encoding adhesive plaque matrix protein-like isoform X4, translating to MQYSLILLALVGFVAAETFQQEVPHKQQQDVKDLFYSPNYDSSYYPFYYARDYNRNYYPYSYGRNFYPAKDQYYGPYNSQSYYPYSSQSYYPSQYKYDSYYPYSQNYESSYPQNYPYNYYSQNYPFSYNRQYYPFNYNSQSFPFNYYGQNYPFNYQYQGQYYPFNYNSQYYPYNYQSQNYPFNAKMNVKNFNEQNSE from the exons ATGCAGTACAGTCTGATCTTGTTAGCTCTGGTTGGCTTCGTAGCCGCAGAGACCTTCCAGCAGGAGGTGCCTCACAAGCAGCAGCAAGATGTGAAGGATCTATTCTACAGCCCCAACTATGACAGCAGCTACTATCCTTTCTACTATGCCCGCGATTACAACAGGAACTACTACCCATACAGCTATGGAAGGAACTTCTACCCAGCCAAGGACCAGTACTATGGA CCATACAACAGCCAGAGCTACTACCCATACAGCAGCCAGAGCTACTACCCATCCCAGTACAAGTACGACAGCTACTACCCATACAGCCAGAACTACGAGAGCTCCTACCCACAGAACTACCCATACAACTACTACAGCCAGAACTACCCATTCAGCTACAACAGGCAGTACTACCCATTCAACTACAACAGCCAGAGCTTCCCATTCAACTACTATGGCCAGAACTACCCATTCAACTACCAGTACCAGGGACAGTACTACCCATTCAACTACAACAGCCAGTACTACCCATACAACTATCAGAGCCAGAACTACCCATTCAATGctaaaatgaatgtcaagaaCTTCAATGAACAGAACAGTGAGTAG
- the LOC111050497 gene encoding adhesive plaque matrix protein-like isoform X3, giving the protein MQYSLILLALVGFVAAETFQQEVPHKQQQDVKDLFYSPNYDSSYYPFYYARDYNRNYYPYSYGRNFYPAKDQYYGPYNSQSYYPYSSQSYYPSQYKYDSYYPYSQNYESSYPQNYPYNYYSQNYPFSYNRQYYPFNYNSQSFPFNYYGQNYPFNYQYQGQYYPFNYNSQYYPYNYQSQNYPFNAKMNVKNFNEQNSE; this is encoded by the exons ATGCAGTACAGTCTGATCTTGTTAGCTCTGGTTGGCTTCGTAGCCGCAGAGACCTTCCAGCAGGAGGTGCCTCACAAGCAGCAGCAAGATGTGAAGGATCTATTCTACAGCCCCAACTATGACAGCAGCTACTATCCTTTCTACTATGCCCGCGATTACAACAGGAACTACTACCCATACAGCTATGGAAGGAACTTCTACCCAGCCAAGGACCAGTACTATGGACCATACAACAGCCAGAGCTACTAC CCATACAGCAGCCAGAGCTACTACCCATCCCAGTACAAGTACGACAGCTACTACCCATACAGCCAGAACTACGAGAGCTCCTACCCACAGAACTACCCATACAACTACTACAGCCAGAACTACCCATTCAGCTACAACAGGCAGTACTACCCATTCAACTACAACAGCCAGAGCTTCCCATTCAACTACTATGGCCAGAACTACCCATTCAACTACCAGTACCAGGGACAGTACTACCCATTCAACTACAACAGCCAGTACTACCCATACAACTATCAGAGCCAGAACTACCCATTCAATGctaaaatgaatgtcaagaaCTTCAATGAACAGAACAGTGAGTAG